The following are from one region of the Sorghum bicolor cultivar BTx623 chromosome 2, Sorghum_bicolor_NCBIv3, whole genome shotgun sequence genome:
- the LOC8078449 gene encoding agamous-like MADS-box protein AGL23 yields MERRKIEIKPIENENARQVCFSKRRQGLFKKASEISILCGAMVGSVVFSSFGKSFSFGHPSIDDVVNRFLNLVTPDGPASSGANHDNSLAVTGTVQGLNMEYLELQQSLDSLKKKNERLQEATKKEMGEHMMQWLNANILELGLDELQDFQKLLEAIDGVVKEKENNIVVEARETQGSATQPHMEIASASQSQFGEHISANSMASAAPSSSNGFIDGFEVNDPLLGGGDLYDICAPGNFPNNQNHG; encoded by the coding sequence ATGGAAAGGAGAAAAATTGAGATAAAGCCCATCGAGAATGAGAACGCACGTCAGGTTTGCTTCTCCAAGCGCCGCCAGGGCCTGTTCAAGAAGGCTAGCGAGATCTCCATTCTGTGTGGAGCAATGGTTGGTTCTGTTGTGTTCTCAAGCTTTGGTAAGTCATTTTCCTTCGGCCATCCATCCATTGATGATGTTGTGAACCGATTCCTCAATTTGGTTACTCCTGATGGTCCTGCTTCGAGTGGTGCAAACCATGATAACAGCTTGGCTGTAACGGGTACTGTCCAAGGTCTGAATATGGAGTATTTGGAGCTGCAACAGTCTTTGGATTCTCTAAAGAAGAAAAATGAGAGGTTGCAAGAGGCAACTAAAAAGGAAATGGGAGAACACATGATGCAATGGTTAAATGCTAATATCTTGGAATTGGGTCTTGATGAGCTGCAAGACTTCCAAAAGTTGCTGGAAGCAATAGATGGTGTTGTCAAAGAGAAGGAGAATAATATAGTGGTTGAAGCAAGGGAAACTCAAGGGTCAGCGACACAACCACATATGGAGATAGCGTCAGCATCACAGTCCCAGTTTGGTGAGCACATCAGTGCCAATTCTATGGCTTCCGCAGCTCCTAGCTCAAGCAATGGATTCATTGATGGATTTGAGGTCAATGATCCCTTGCTTGGTGGTGGTGATCTTTATGATATTTGTGCCCCAGGGAATTTCCCCAACAACCAGAATCATGGTTGA